The Aedes aegypti strain LVP_AGWG chromosome 3, AaegL5.0 Primary Assembly, whole genome shotgun sequence genome contains a region encoding:
- the LOC5563703 gene encoding fasciclin-3 — MIKLLASLLLLVPFALCSGIVVQTAPKFAFVPEGHQNLNLLCEIPGSNPIDFCIVKVPGVAAPFAASERLPTPVQGVTYFGRGWSKGSCGVTLAKVEPKNEGTFECVLSVAGQTYKGTIDIAFKVAPEPPVIEVSSNVDDSNGEFDYGKPLIAKCASRNGWPAAKLSWYLDGKPVVNELGAAFTEVVDKKATVEQFYRKAVAVEDNRKKLVCRAEHESYPNGFMEAALPVKLRKSNNNANLIQKDVSKDVEVKPSAPKLLVSSDVPTNDGSFRVGSTMVVECVARDGKPAATFLWFLDDQLVYEGLSTPFLTQNSRGAFTTQQVLQRVVKASDNGKTLVCKARHPSGTSETRLTLKTYS, encoded by the exons ATGATCAAGTTGTTAGCGTCGTTGTTGCTTTTGGTGCCTTTCG CGCTCTGCAGCGGAATAGTGGTACAAACGGCTCCGAAGTTTGCCTTCGTTCCGGAGGGTCATCAGAATCTGAATCTGTTGTGCGAAATACCTGGAAGTAATCCGATCGATTTCTGCATCGTGAAGGTTCCGGGAGTAGCAGCTCCCTTTGCGGCCAGTGAACGACTTCCGACTCCGGTGCAGGGAGTTACTTACTTTGGCAGGGGTTGGAGCAAAGGATCTTGTGGAGTGACGTTGGCCAAGGTGGAACCGAAGAACGAGGGCACTTTTGAATGTGTTCTGTCTGTTGCAGGACAGACTTATAAGGGCACAATCGATATCGCGTTCAAAG TCGCTCCTGAGCCACCGGTGATCGAGGTGTCCAGCAATGTGGACGACAGCAATGGAGAGTTCGATTACGGAAAACCTTTGATTGCCAAGTGTGCTTCCCGCAATGGATGGCCAGCAGCTAAGCTTTCGTGGTACTTGGATGGAAAACCCGTTGTCAACGAGTTGGGAGCTGCTTTCACTGAAGTGGTTGATAAGAAGGCAACCGTTGAGCAGTTCTACCGGAAAGCGGTGGCTGTAGAAGACAACCGGAAGAAGTTGGTTTGTCGTGCTGAACATGAATCCTATCCGAATGGGTTCATGGAGGCTGCGCTGCCAGTTAAGTTGCGAAAAT CAAACAACAATGCTAATCTAATTCAAAAGGATGTATCCAAAGATGTTGAAGTGAAACCATCCGCCCCAAAACTTCTGGTATCAAGTGATGTTCCCACAAATGATGGATCATTCAGGGTGGGATCGACCATGGTTGTAGAATGTGTAGCACGGGATGGTAAACCAGCCGCCACTTTCCTGTGGTTCTTAG ACGATCAACTGGTCTACGAGGGACTGTCGACGCCATTTTTGACGCAGAACTCCCGGGGAGCATTCACCACGCAACAAGTGCTTCAGCGGGTTGTGAAAGCCAGCGACAATGGCAAGACGTTGGTTTGCAAGGCGCGACATCCGAGCGGGACGAGCGAAACGCGACTCACGCTGAAAACGTACAGTTGA